A part of Streptomyces sp. NBC_01451 genomic DNA contains:
- a CDS encoding zinc ribbon domain-containing protein YjdM, with translation MLENLPPCPKCSCEYTYEMNALVVCPECGHEWVPAESGAEGGDAAGERVVKDAVGNVLQDGDTVVVVKALKVKGSPSGIKAGTKVRGIRLVDGVDGHDIDCKIDSFGAMQLKSSVVKKA, from the coding sequence ATGCTTGAGAATCTTCCTCCCTGTCCGAAGTGCTCCTGTGAGTACACCTACGAGATGAACGCCCTTGTGGTGTGCCCGGAGTGCGGCCACGAATGGGTTCCCGCCGAGAGTGGCGCGGAGGGCGGTGACGCCGCTGGGGAGCGGGTTGTCAAGGACGCGGTCGGCAACGTGTTGCAGGACGGCGACACCGTGGTCGTCGTCAAGGCGCTCAAGGTCAAGGGCAGCCCCTCGGGCATCAAGGCCGGCACCAAGGTGCGCGGCATCCGACTCGTCGACGGTGTCGACGGCCACGACATCGACTGCAAGATCGACAGTTTCGGGGCGATGCAGCTCAAGTCCAGCGTGGTCAAGAAAGCCTGA